The following are encoded together in the Coffea arabica cultivar ET-39 chromosome 1c, Coffea Arabica ET-39 HiFi, whole genome shotgun sequence genome:
- the LOC113731778 gene encoding oligoribonuclease-like has protein sequence MDRLSNAFSLLELDATDDREHTTSFAAEAQGKKKDDSSGDTTTVNNDKNGPQSSEVPSGECKLPLVWIDLEMTGLNIEIDRILEIACVITDGSLTKSIEGPHLIIHQEKDCLDRMGEWCQQHHAASGLTDKVLISTITECEAEKQVVEFVKKNVGTYTPLLAGNSVYMDFLFLKKYMPELASLFSHVLVDVSSIKALCLRWYPRDNKKAPQKENKHRAMDDIKESIAELKYYKENIFKASKSRK, from the exons ATGGATCGGCTCTCAAATGCATTTTCTTTGCTGGAACTGGATGCAACGGATGATAGGGAACACACGACCTCTTTTGCTGCTGAAG CccaagggaagaagaaagatgaCAGCTCAGGGGATACAACCACTGTTAATAATGATAAAAATGGTCCACAAAGCTCAGAAGTGCCTTCTGGAGAGTGCAAGTTGCCACTTGTGTGGATTGACCTGGAAATGACTG GTTTGAACATTGAAATTGACAGAATCTTGGAGATTGCTTGTGTAATCACAGACGGTAGTTTGACCAAATCAATTGAG GGTCCTCATTTGATCATTCATCAAGAGAAGGACTGCCTGGATAGAATGGGAGAATGGTGTCAACAACATCATGCAGCCAGTG GTTTGACTGACAAGGTGCTAATCAGTACCATCACCGAATGCGAAGCTGAAAAGCAG GTTGttgaatttgtcaaaaaaaatgtGGGCACATATACGCCTCTTCTTGCAGGAAATTCAGTTTATATGGACTTTTTGTTTTTGAAG AAATATATGCCCGAATTGGCTAGTCTTTTCTCTCATGTACTTGTAGACGTCAGCAGCATCAAGGCACTATGTCTCCGTTGGTATCCAAGAG ATAACAAGAAGGCTcctcaaaaagaaaacaagcacAGAGCTATGGATGACATCAAAGAAAGTATAGCAGAACTTAAGTactacaaggaaaacatattcaAGGCATCCAAGTCTAGGAAGTGA